The Chitinophagaceae bacterium genome window below encodes:
- a CDS encoding S8 family peptidase, producing MYPQRFLIGLTIFILSVTTTLAQTSAKDELKGWHLKDKTSDGYYGISLEQAFGFLKDRKSTTIIVAVIDNGIDTLHEDLKSILWHNPKEIPGNGIDDDKNGYVDDIYGWNFLGGKDGRNVKDGSAEAARMYHALKSKYAGTVDETKLSPKEKEEYRVFKKLKDEIETGATDAQQQILFLRGLYRKSGQADSLIQVRFKKEYNGNDLVTFKPANSKESDAKSTMLALFRGFDAMEVMNSSIMEDFTTYYKMQEKKAEAPNTVPVDFRGEIVKDNYNDFNDRYYGNPDVMAGTPLHGTHVSGIIAAARNNGIGVDGVANDVRIMSLRAVPDGDEYDKDVALAIRYAVDNGARIINMSFGKGYSPEKRWVDDAVRYAMSKGVLLVHAAGNDHANVDSTENYPNAVFADTKTKATNYITVGASGDPKAGGLIATFSNYGKKEVDVFAPGVEIYSSVPAGNAYRFEDGTSMASPVVAGLAALILSYFPDLTPEQVKYCIEKGAQNPNVEVKKPGTEEKENFGDFSRTGGIINAYESVKIAATLKGEKKTQTAPKPLPKPKVKKSRKG from the coding sequence ATGTATCCTCAAAGATTTCTCATTGGCTTAACCATCTTTATCCTGTCCGTAACCACTACCCTCGCCCAAACATCTGCAAAAGATGAACTGAAAGGCTGGCATCTGAAAGACAAAACATCAGATGGGTATTATGGCATCAGCCTGGAACAGGCATTTGGTTTTTTAAAAGACCGCAAAAGCACAACAATCATCGTTGCTGTAATCGACAATGGGATTGATACACTGCATGAAGATCTGAAATCTATACTCTGGCACAATCCAAAAGAAATTCCGGGTAATGGTATTGATGATGATAAGAACGGTTATGTGGATGATATTTATGGCTGGAATTTTCTTGGTGGAAAAGATGGCCGTAATGTAAAAGATGGTTCAGCTGAAGCAGCCCGTATGTATCATGCGTTGAAAAGTAAATATGCAGGCACAGTTGATGAAACTAAGTTATCACCCAAAGAAAAAGAGGAATACAGGGTCTTTAAAAAACTGAAAGATGAAATAGAAACCGGTGCAACAGATGCACAGCAGCAGATTTTATTTCTGCGTGGTTTGTACAGAAAATCCGGACAGGCAGACAGTTTGATCCAGGTCCGTTTCAAAAAAGAATATAATGGTAATGATCTGGTTACTTTTAAACCGGCTAACTCAAAAGAGTCTGATGCCAAGTCAACCATGCTTGCACTTTTCAGGGGATTTGATGCAATGGAAGTAATGAACAGCAGCATCATGGAAGACTTTACCACTTATTACAAAATGCAGGAAAAGAAAGCAGAAGCTCCTAATACAGTACCGGTAGATTTTCGTGGTGAAATTGTAAAAGATAATTACAACGATTTTAATGACCGCTATTATGGCAATCCTGATGTAATGGCTGGTACTCCCTTACATGGTACACATGTAAGCGGAATTATTGCAGCTGCAAGAAATAATGGAATTGGTGTAGACGGTGTTGCCAATGATGTACGCATTATGTCGCTGCGTGCAGTACCTGATGGGGATGAATATGATAAAGACGTTGCACTCGCCATCCGTTATGCTGTTGACAATGGAGCAAGAATCATCAACATGAGTTTCGGCAAAGGATACTCACCTGAAAAAAGATGGGTGGATGATGCAGTGCGTTATGCAATGAGTAAAGGTGTATTGCTGGTGCATGCAGCAGGCAACGATCATGCGAATGTGGATAGCACAGAAAATTATCCCAATGCCGTTTTTGCTGATACAAAAACAAAGGCAACGAATTATATAACAGTTGGTGCAAGCGGCGATCCAAAAGCCGGTGGATTGATTGCAACCTTCAGTAACTATGGTAAAAAGGAAGTAGATGTATTTGCACCGGGTGTTGAAATTTATTCATCAGTACCCGCCGGCAATGCTTACCGTTTTGAAGATGGAACAAGTATGGCAAGTCCGGTTGTTGCCGGGTTAGCTGCACTTATTCTCTCCTACTTCCCCGATCTTACTCCTGAACAGGTAAAGTACTGCATTGAAAAAGGTGCACAGAACCCCAATGTGGAAGTAAAGAAGCCGGGTACAGAAGAGAAAGAAAATTTCGGCGACTTCAGCCGCACAGGTGGTATCATCAATGCATACGAATCAGTAAAGATTGCGGCAACATTGAAAGGCGAAAAGAAAACGCAAACTGCTCCAAAGCCGTTACCAAAACCAAAAGTGAAGAAATCAAGAAAAGGATAA
- a CDS encoding DinB family protein, with the protein MSRLTTDDYASFYHNYVMQVQEDDLQTAFQNNSPVVDAFLNSIPAAKADYAYAEGKWTVKQLLQHMIDAERIFAHRALWFARKSPAPLSGFDENAYADIADVSKRSLQSLIDEMKAVRKSTEFLFSSFSENELNTVGTANNNPITVKALGYVTLGHFLHHKNILEDRYAIL; encoded by the coding sequence ATGTCAAGACTAACCACCGATGACTACGCTTCATTTTATCACAACTATGTAATGCAGGTGCAGGAAGATGATCTGCAAACTGCTTTTCAAAACAACTCACCCGTTGTGGATGCATTTCTGAATTCTATCCCTGCAGCAAAAGCAGACTATGCTTATGCAGAAGGTAAATGGACAGTTAAACAATTACTGCAGCACATGATTGATGCAGAGCGGATTTTTGCACACCGTGCATTATGGTTTGCAAGAAAGAGCCCTGCTCCTCTCAGCGGCTTTGATGAAAATGCTTATGCAGACATTGCAGATGTAAGCAAACGAAGCCTGCAATCATTGATTGATGAAATGAAAGCCGTAAGAAAAAGTACAGAATTTCTTTTCAGCAGCTTTTCTGAAAACGAACTGAATACAGTTGGTACAGCCAATAACAATCCCATTACTGTAAAAGCATTGGGTTATGTTACGCTGGGTCATTTTCTGCATCATAAAAATATACTGGAAGATAGGTATGCCATACTTTGA
- a CDS encoding DUF4304 domain-containing protein, translated as MNDKVLNKIDILLTEDGFKRKRGKVWFIDEKWFSFIFEIQPSRFSDIFFINYGVYFFELNNTKFDYKSDSIHLCGRLDPYNNNLLPENADDLQVVTYIKEILSSKINTLLIRIKNPDKGLITSILSFQEVSPQNTMPENIIAVIKAHSVKEI; from the coding sequence ATGAATGATAAAGTTTTGAATAAAATTGATATCCTTTTAACTGAAGATGGTTTTAAAAGAAAAAGAGGAAAGGTTTGGTTTATTGACGAAAAGTGGTTCTCTTTTATTTTTGAAATCCAACCCTCAAGATTTTCTGATATTTTTTTTATAAATTATGGAGTATATTTTTTTGAGTTAAACAATACTAAATTCGATTACAAATCGGATTCTATTCATTTGTGTGGAAGGCTTGATCCTTATAATAACAATTTACTACCCGAAAATGCAGATGATTTACAGGTTGTTACTTATATCAAAGAAATTTTAAGTTCAAAAATTAACACGCTGCTTATTAGAATTAAAAATCCTGATAAAGGACTTATCACTTCAATTCTATCTTTTCAAGAAGTTAGCCCACAAAACACAATGCCTGAAAATATTATTGCCGTGATAAAAGCACATAGTGTGAAAGAAATATAA
- a CDS encoding Smr/MutS family protein, with translation MKFQVGDKVLLIHSNEEGEVVDIIDKKMVSVEVDGVQFPVYIDQIEFPYFKQFTEKRKELPKPQKKYIDNVKKEKGSAIKDYKVGEGIWISFLPVFDKDIFDDDVVEYFRIYLVNNTDTAFQFDYHLRYTGDSEFNLKNEILPYNDFYIHDVDFEKMNDSPRFDFEFSLAQPEKKKAEHFEASLKLKAKQLFQRIEEMLKKNEASFTYQLMETYPDRVIVDKVDIDKLTAAGYKIYDAGKARQHIPPARTVVDLHIEKIIHDWKHLSNFEILTAQLKEFEKYYELAILHFQPSLTIIHGVGEGRLRDEIHDALRLKAEVKSFVNQYHPQYGYGATEIFFQYK, from the coding sequence ATGAAGTTCCAGGTAGGTGATAAGGTTTTATTGATCCATTCCAATGAAGAAGGTGAAGTGGTTGATATTATAGATAAGAAAATGGTGAGTGTTGAAGTAGACGGTGTTCAGTTCCCCGTTTATATTGATCAGATTGAGTTTCCCTATTTCAAACAGTTTACAGAAAAGAGGAAAGAGCTTCCCAAGCCGCAGAAAAAGTATATCGACAATGTAAAGAAAGAAAAAGGTTCTGCCATTAAGGACTATAAAGTGGGAGAGGGGATCTGGATTTCATTTTTACCGGTATTCGATAAAGATATTTTTGATGATGATGTGGTGGAATACTTCCGCATTTATTTAGTGAACAACACTGATACAGCTTTTCAATTCGATTACCATCTGCGTTATACAGGCGACAGTGAATTCAATCTGAAGAATGAAATTCTTCCTTACAATGACTTTTATATTCATGATGTGGATTTTGAAAAGATGAATGATTCGCCACGTTTTGATTTTGAATTCAGTTTAGCCCAGCCCGAAAAAAAGAAAGCCGAACATTTTGAAGCATCTTTAAAACTGAAAGCAAAACAATTGTTTCAACGCATTGAAGAAATGCTGAAGAAAAATGAAGCCAGTTTTACCTACCAGCTGATGGAAACCTATCCTGACAGGGTGATTGTTGACAAAGTTGATATAGATAAATTAACTGCTGCAGGTTATAAAATCTATGATGCGGGAAAAGCAAGACAGCATATACCACCAGCCAGAACTGTAGTTGATCTGCATATTGAAAAGATCATTCACGACTGGAAACATCTCAGCAATTTTGAAATACTCACTGCCCAGTTAAAAGAATTTGAAAAATATTATGAACTGGCCATCCTTCATTTTCAACCTTCTTTAACCATTATTCATGGTGTGGGTGAAGGAAGATTAAGAGATGAGATACACGACGCACTGCGGTTAAAAGCGGAAGTAAAATCTTTTGTGAACCAGTATCATCCGCAATATGGATATGGGGCAACAGAGATTTTCTTTCAATATAAGTAA
- a CDS encoding DoxX family protein, which produces MNLVQRIEKWGDAHHPKWIDFIRITLGLVLVMKGFQYINNMTELTNTIGKAAIINTFSVSFASHYVVFAHLIGGALIICGLLTRFACIIQIPILLGAIIFVNIAGGLFQAQSELWFSVLILILLVFFTVEGSGPISVDEWMKTHNDEKPHKHKWG; this is translated from the coding sequence ATGAATCTCGTACAACGCATTGAAAAATGGGGAGATGCCCATCACCCCAAATGGATTGACTTTATTCGTATTACGCTGGGTCTTGTACTCGTCATGAAAGGATTTCAATACATCAACAACATGACGGAGCTGACCAACACAATCGGTAAAGCAGCTATCATTAACACTTTCTCCGTCAGCTTTGCTTCACACTACGTGGTTTTTGCACACCTTATTGGCGGCGCTTTGATCATTTGCGGTTTACTCACCCGGTTTGCCTGTATCATACAAATTCCCATTCTGCTGGGTGCAATCATTTTTGTAAACATTGCCGGGGGACTGTTCCAGGCCCAATCTGAATTATGGTTCTCTGTTTTGATATTAATCCTCCTTGTATTCTTTACTGTTGAAGGCAGCGGCCCCATCAGCGTGGACGAATGGATGAAAACCCACAATGATGAGAAGCCTCATAAACATAAGTGGGGATAG
- a CDS encoding methylglyoxal synthase, translating into MTTRKMSARKRIALVAHDNRKTDLIDWAYYNRTALAKHQLFATGTTGKMLEDKLDQHVTKFLSGPLGGDQQVGALIAEGKIDVLIFFWDPMEAQPHDPDVKALLRLAVTWNIPTACDRATADFIFTSPLIVQEYTAAQEDYAAYLKRKIK; encoded by the coding sequence ATGACAACAAGGAAAATGTCAGCCAGAAAGAGAATTGCATTAGTAGCACATGACAACAGGAAAACTGATTTAATTGACTGGGCATATTACAACCGTACAGCATTAGCCAAACATCAGCTTTTTGCAACCGGCACTACTGGTAAAATGCTCGAAGATAAATTGGACCAGCATGTAACAAAATTTTTAAGCGGACCGCTTGGTGGCGATCAGCAGGTAGGGGCATTGATAGCAGAAGGAAAGATTGATGTATTGATTTTTTTCTGGGATCCCATGGAAGCACAACCACATGATCCCGATGTAAAAGCATTGCTCCGATTAGCAGTAACCTGGAATATTCCCACTGCCTGCGACAGGGCAACAGCCGATTTTATTTTTACTTCACCACTCATTGTTCAGGAATATACTGCTGCACAGGAAGATTATGCTGCCTACCTGAAACGGAAGATTAAGTAA
- a CDS encoding amino acid permease yields the protein MSNSLFRTKKISSILAEGSDDAHGGGGGLHRVLTVRDLTFFGIAAILGAGSFSSLGGAVFNGGPGVVLLFIITAIACGFTAFCYSEFASRIPVAGSAYTYAYASFGELFAWIIGWALIMEYSIGNIYVAFSWSDYFTSFLTKLGVDIPAWLSTSYMEAKDGITSGSTNAEVISAWNNAPVIAGLRFIVDVPALVINLLISYLVYRGIKESRNFSNVMVILKMAVVALVILVGGYLVFANGLTPNWMPADDAGVNNFMPNGFSGVMAAVSGVFFAYIGFDAVSVLAEESKNPQRDLPRGMMYSLVICTVVYILLTLVLSGAVNYRNFQGVGDPLAFIFEKQNLNVGWMQILVAISAVIAMTSVLLVFQMGQPRIWMSMSRDGLLPPVFQKIHPKFKTPSFATIITGFVVGIPILFTDKTFVLDFTSIATLFAFVLVCGGVLLIPRKEKMEGKFHLPYINGQFIFPVIILIAIALLGIYVKGYWQNLLNFDFSSNADYTSGKISFMDAATPQITLIIFWGLCVILAVISFIKKYSLIPLMGLSTCLYLLTGMTKNNWAWFLGWLALGLIVYFLYGYKKSKLATPQ from the coding sequence ATGAGTAATAGTTTGTTTCGCACAAAAAAGATTTCATCCATTTTAGCTGAAGGGAGCGATGATGCTCATGGTGGAGGAGGTGGATTACACCGGGTTCTTACCGTTCGTGATTTAACTTTCTTTGGTATTGCAGCCATCTTAGGTGCAGGAAGTTTCAGCAGTTTGGGTGGTGCCGTGTTTAACGGTGGTCCGGGAGTTGTGCTGCTGTTTATCATTACTGCCATTGCCTGTGGCTTTACTGCTTTTTGTTATTCTGAATTTGCAAGCCGCATCCCCGTTGCAGGCAGCGCTTATACTTATGCCTATGCCAGCTTTGGTGAATTGTTTGCATGGATCATCGGCTGGGCATTGATCATGGAATATTCAATCGGCAATATTTATGTAGCATTCAGCTGGAGCGATTACTTTACTTCCTTCCTTACAAAATTGGGTGTTGATATTCCTGCCTGGCTCAGCACCAGTTATATGGAAGCGAAAGATGGTATTACCAGCGGCAGTACAAATGCTGAAGTAATAAGCGCATGGAACAATGCCCCGGTTATTGCTGGTCTTCGTTTTATAGTGGATGTACCGGCATTAGTTATCAATTTATTAATCTCTTATCTTGTTTATCGTGGTATAAAAGAAAGCCGCAATTTCAGCAACGTAATGGTGATTTTAAAAATGGCTGTTGTTGCACTGGTGATTCTTGTTGGTGGTTATCTTGTTTTTGCAAATGGATTAACTCCTAACTGGATGCCGGCTGATGATGCAGGTGTAAACAACTTTATGCCGAATGGCTTCAGTGGTGTAATGGCAGCAGTAAGTGGAGTGTTCTTTGCCTATATCGGTTTTGATGCAGTAAGTGTTTTGGCTGAAGAAAGCAAAAACCCACAACGTGATTTACCAAGAGGAATGATGTATTCGCTGGTGATCTGTACCGTTGTTTATATTTTGCTGACGCTTGTTTTATCAGGCGCTGTGAATTACAGAAATTTCCAGGGAGTGGGCGATCCGCTTGCATTCATCTTTGAAAAACAAAACCTTAATGTAGGATGGATGCAGATCCTTGTTGCCATCAGTGCAGTAATTGCCATGACAAGTGTGTTGCTTGTATTTCAAATGGGGCAGCCCCGCATCTGGATGAGTATGAGCCGTGATGGTTTACTTCCTCCTGTGTTTCAGAAAATACATCCCAAATTCAAAACGCCATCTTTTGCAACCATCATCACAGGTTTTGTTGTTGGTATTCCCATATTATTTACTGATAAAACATTTGTACTCGACTTTACCAGTATTGCAACGCTGTTTGCATTCGTACTTGTTTGCGGTGGTGTATTACTCATTCCAAGAAAGGAAAAGATGGAAGGGAAATTTCATCTGCCTTACATCAATGGGCAGTTTATATTCCCGGTAATTATTCTTATAGCTATCGCACTACTGGGTATTTATGTAAAAGGTTACTGGCAGAACCTGCTGAATTTTGATTTCAGTTCAAATGCAGATTATACTTCAGGTAAAATATCCTTCATGGATGCAGCAACACCTCAAATTACTTTGATCATCTTCTGGGGCCTCTGTGTTATTCTTGCTGTTATATCGTTCATAAAAAAATATTCGTTGATTCCGCTGATGGGCTTAAGCACCTGTTTATACCTGTTAACCGGTATGACAAAAAACAACTGGGCCTGGTTTCTTGGATGGTTAGCATTAGGTTTGATTGTTTATTTTTTATACGGCTATAAAAAGAGTAAGCTGGCAACTCCACAGTAA
- a CDS encoding polyprenyl synthetase family protein, whose product MHSFQELLKQFEEQFNVRHFPKEPSTLYDSAQYILQLGGKRIRPVCVLMGNELFDVIKPDSFHAATAIELFHNFSLIHDDIMDKAPLRRGMPTVHAKFGDSTALLAGDVMLVHGYEYLSNMKMEYLQKVLTLYNKTANEVCEGQQLDMDFEQRQSVSMDEYLHMITLKTSVLLAGSLKIGSIMGGATAGNQDHLYEFGKNLGIAFQIQDDYLDAFGDPAKFGKQVGGDIIANKKTFLMIHAMQSASAAQKEQLQELMQTNPADKVENVLSIFKSAGVDEWALQLKNEYLEKAMTHLEEIAVMSKRKEPLKELARFLVQREY is encoded by the coding sequence ATGCATTCATTTCAAGAGCTATTAAAACAATTTGAAGAGCAATTCAATGTCAGGCATTTTCCAAAAGAGCCATCAACCCTCTATGATTCTGCCCAGTATATTTTACAATTAGGCGGTAAACGGATCAGGCCTGTTTGTGTTTTGATGGGCAATGAATTGTTTGATGTAATTAAACCCGACAGCTTTCATGCAGCCACAGCGATTGAATTATTTCACAATTTCAGTTTGATTCATGATGATATTATGGACAAAGCTCCGCTGCGCAGGGGAATGCCAACAGTTCATGCAAAATTTGGCGATTCAACAGCCTTGCTTGCAGGAGATGTAATGCTCGTACATGGATATGAGTACTTAAGCAACATGAAAATGGAGTACCTGCAAAAGGTACTTACTCTTTATAATAAAACAGCCAATGAAGTTTGTGAAGGTCAGCAACTCGATATGGATTTTGAACAAAGACAATCGGTGAGTATGGATGAATACCTGCATATGATTACACTGAAGACTTCTGTTTTATTAGCAGGCAGTTTAAAAATCGGTTCCATCATGGGTGGTGCAACAGCAGGCAACCAGGATCATTTGTATGAATTTGGTAAAAACCTCGGCATTGCATTTCAGATCCAGGATGATTACTTAGATGCATTTGGTGACCCTGCTAAATTTGGTAAACAGGTGGGAGGTGATATCATCGCTAATAAAAAAACATTCCTGATGATCCATGCAATGCAGTCAGCATCTGCAGCACAAAAAGAGCAGCTGCAAGAGTTGATGCAAACGAATCCTGCTGATAAAGTAGAAAATGTATTATCCATTTTCAAATCTGCCGGAGTAGACGAATGGGCCTTACAGTTAAAAAATGAATACCTCGAAAAAGCCATGACACACCTGGAAGAAATTGCGGTGATGAGTAAACGTAAGGAGCCGCTGAAAGAGCTTGCCCGTTTTTTGGTACAGAGGGAATATTGA
- the rnr gene encoding ribonuclease R has translation MKKKKINKEEHKSSHAKNAEGKQKRKQASGTYSGTIEITRSGMGYVTVTDMEKDIIVRPQHFSTALHGDKVEVEVSKQSNAGRTEGRITKIIERKQTEFIGHISIQKNHVFFIPSTDRPMPDLYIQADKLNGARHGDKAVVRLLAWDKNKRVPEGEVIELVKQEDSNDAAMKQILLQAGFTLSFDDEVLEQSERFPEGVSEAEAKKRRDFRNILTFTIDPVDAKDFDDALSIKKIKDDLYEIGVHIADVSYYVEPATALDDEAYSRATSVYLPDRVLPMLPERISNELCSLRPKEDKYTFSAVFQINSKAEVKDVWLGRTMIHSDHRFSYEEVQEIIEAGKGIYGEEILLLNTLAQKMRKDRFKRGAINFSSQEVRFVLDENKKPIGITIKESKEAHQLIEEFMLLANKHVAEYIGKIKVKDKPVPFPYRIHDTPDEAKLAPFMAFARKYGHTFDITSPEKIAVSFNQMLKDVNGKPEQHVLETLGIRTMAKAIYTAENIGHYGLGFEHYCHFTSPIRRYPDVIVHRVLQQCLDKEPQIDKKMEAKCKHCSERERAAMESERAANKYKQVEYMSQFLGEEFPGVVSGVASFGFWVETVEHKCEGLVSLFSMSDFDDFRHIEEDYCLVGKRSGKAFRMGDKVTIKVVAANLDKRQLDYELVLGHLESTERKVLKERPQHSKDKKRSSSPRNFGEKRRKAK, from the coding sequence ATGAAAAAGAAAAAAATTAATAAAGAAGAACATAAATCCTCTCATGCAAAAAATGCAGAGGGCAAACAAAAAAGAAAACAGGCTTCAGGCACTTACAGCGGAACAATTGAAATTACCCGCAGCGGAATGGGTTATGTAACGGTAACCGACATGGAGAAAGATATCATTGTACGTCCGCAGCATTTCAGTACTGCATTGCATGGCGATAAAGTGGAAGTGGAAGTAAGCAAGCAAAGTAATGCAGGCAGAACAGAAGGAAGAATCACAAAGATCATTGAACGGAAGCAGACAGAATTTATCGGGCATATCAGTATACAGAAGAATCATGTATTTTTTATTCCTTCAACCGACCGGCCGATGCCTGATTTATATATCCAGGCAGATAAACTGAACGGTGCAAGGCATGGCGATAAAGCGGTGGTTCGTTTACTGGCATGGGATAAAAACAAACGTGTACCAGAAGGTGAAGTAATAGAACTGGTGAAGCAGGAAGATTCAAACGATGCAGCCATGAAACAGATTTTACTGCAGGCTGGTTTTACATTGAGTTTTGATGATGAAGTGCTTGAACAGTCAGAACGTTTTCCCGAAGGAGTAAGTGAAGCAGAAGCAAAGAAGCGCAGGGATTTTCGTAATATATTAACCTTTACGATTGACCCTGTTGATGCAAAAGATTTTGATGATGCCTTATCAATCAAAAAAATTAAAGATGATTTATACGAGATAGGTGTACACATTGCAGATGTGAGTTATTATGTAGAGCCTGCAACAGCGTTGGATGATGAAGCATACAGCAGGGCAACATCAGTTTATCTGCCCGACAGGGTTTTACCAATGTTACCGGAACGGATCTCCAATGAATTGTGCTCCTTACGTCCGAAAGAAGATAAGTATACATTCTCAGCTGTATTTCAAATCAATTCAAAAGCAGAAGTAAAAGATGTGTGGCTGGGAAGAACAATGATTCATTCTGATCACCGCTTCAGTTATGAAGAAGTACAGGAAATCATTGAAGCTGGTAAAGGAATTTATGGGGAAGAAATTCTGCTGCTGAATACACTGGCGCAGAAGATGAGGAAGGATCGGTTTAAACGTGGTGCCATCAACTTCTCTTCACAGGAAGTTCGGTTTGTGTTAGATGAAAATAAAAAACCCATTGGCATTACCATTAAAGAAAGTAAGGAAGCTCACCAGTTGATTGAAGAGTTTATGCTGCTGGCCAATAAACATGTGGCTGAATATATCGGTAAAATAAAAGTGAAGGATAAACCGGTGCCATTCCCGTACCGTATTCATGATACACCAGATGAAGCAAAGCTTGCTCCGTTTATGGCTTTCGCCAGGAAGTACGGACATACTTTCGATATCACTTCACCGGAAAAAATTGCTGTATCATTTAACCAGATGCTGAAAGATGTGAATGGTAAACCTGAACAGCATGTATTGGAAACTTTAGGTATCCGTACAATGGCCAAGGCAATTTATACAGCTGAAAATATCGGTCACTATGGATTAGGCTTTGAACATTACTGTCATTTCACTTCACCTATCCGCCGTTATCCTGATGTAATCGTTCACCGTGTATTGCAGCAATGCTTAGACAAAGAACCGCAGATCGATAAGAAGATGGAGGCCAAATGCAAGCATTGCAGTGAACGGGAACGGGCAGCCATGGAAAGCGAACGTGCAGCCAATAAATACAAACAGGTGGAATATATGAGTCAGTTTCTTGGTGAAGAGTTCCCCGGTGTTGTTAGTGGCGTAGCTTCTTTTGGATTTTGGGTAGAAACTGTTGAACATAAATGCGAGGGACTTGTTAGTTTATTTTCCATGAGTGATTTTGATGATTTCAGGCATATAGAAGAGGATTACTGCCTGGTTGGAAAACGAAGCGGTAAAGCATTCAGAATGGGAGATAAGGTGACGATAAAAGTGGTGGCTGCAAATCTGGACAAACGTCAGCTGGATTATGAACTGGTGCTGGGGCATCTTGAATCAACTGAACGGAAAGTGCTGAAGGAAAGACCGCAGCATTCAAAGGATAAGAAGAGGAGCAGCAGTCCGAGAAATTTTGGTGAAAAGAGAAGAAAAGCTAAATAA
- the lpxK gene encoding tetraacyldisaccharide 4'-kinase encodes MNLANLTFQSIRFLLLPFALLYGAAIWLRNKLYDKDILKSTSVNLPIICVGNLSVGGTGKSPMVEYLLRLLKDYCETATLSRGYKRKTKGYALADESSSALEIGDEPMQFHLKFPDVAVAVGEERLEAIPQLLHDRPKTQVIILDDGFQHRAVKAGLNIILTDYSNLFTRDFFLPTGDLRDERRSYKRAEIIIVTKCIPNLGEEEKKEIIAEIKPLEHQQVFFSTIEYGIPYHILHPGQEYYLHKKLEVLLVTGIANIEPLKNYVLDNSYTYEKLSYSDHYVFSIDDLKEIRKRFSKMDNEYKVIITTEKDAVRLVKFREELEDLPLYVLPIQHRILFNEEEQLKKTITGFISNFSNKKEI; translated from the coding sequence ATGAATTTGGCTAATCTCACATTTCAATCCATTCGTTTTTTACTCTTGCCGTTTGCTTTGCTGTATGGGGCCGCTATATGGCTGCGGAATAAATTGTACGATAAGGATATTCTCAAATCAACTTCCGTTAACCTGCCCATTATTTGTGTGGGCAATTTAAGTGTGGGTGGCACAGGTAAATCGCCCATGGTTGAATACCTGCTGCGTTTATTGAAAGATTATTGTGAAACTGCCACATTAAGCAGGGGATATAAACGTAAAACAAAGGGATATGCACTGGCTGATGAAAGTTCATCAGCACTGGAAATAGGTGATGAACCCATGCAGTTTCATTTGAAGTTTCCGGATGTGGCTGTGGCAGTTGGTGAAGAAAGGCTGGAAGCAATACCACAGTTGTTACATGATCGTCCGAAAACACAGGTGATCATTCTCGATGATGGATTTCAGCACAGGGCAGTCAAGGCAGGATTGAATATTATACTAACGGACTACAGCAACCTGTTTACAAGAGATTTCTTTTTGCCTACCGGTGATCTGCGTGATGAGCGACGCAGTTACAAACGGGCAGAGATCATCATTGTAACCAAATGTATTCCCAACCTTGGTGAAGAAGAAAAGAAAGAAATCATTGCTGAAATAAAACCATTGGAGCATCAGCAGGTTTTCTTTTCCACTATTGAATATGGAATTCCGTATCACATACTTCATCCCGGCCAGGAATACTACCTGCATAAAAAATTAGAAGTACTGCTGGTAACAGGTATTGCCAATATTGAACCCCTGAAGAATTATGTGCTGGATAATTCGTACACATATGAAAAGCTTTCCTACAGCGATCATTATGTGTTCAGCATTGATGATCTGAAAGAGATCAGGAAACGTTTCAGCAAAATGGATAATGAGTATAAAGTTATCATCACAACAGAAAAGGATGCAGTAAGACTGGTAAAATTCAGGGAAGAACTGGAAGATCTTCCACTCTATGTTTTACCCATACAGCATCGTATTTTGTTTAACGAAGAAGAACAGTTGAAAAAAACCATCACCGGTTTTATCAGCAACTTCTCAAACAAAAAAGAAATATGA